The Saprospiraceae bacterium genome includes a window with the following:
- a CDS encoding FAD-binding protein, protein MATIQIPKGFQVFIQELNTISTSEIKTDDLSLGLYATDASLYQLQPLAVAIPSHESDLIKIIQIANKYNIPVMPRGSATSLAGQTTNQTLIIDFTKYFDKILAINPEERYAIVQPGVVRDQLNAALKSHNLHYAPDPATSSRATIGGMIANNSSGTKSIKYGKTIDHVLELKVLLMDGTVLELGELSAEAYETKCQQIDREGEIYRSFRKIIFEHATAIEAAYPKVMRRVNGYPLDEYIHTDRWNMAKIFAGSEGSLGIILQAKVNLEPIPKYKAAFTVHYDDRMRAIREVYQMIAFDPAAIEMLDFIVFEQSVKNNMTKGLHQRLIVGTPQATLSVEFFCLSQEELDQRITEFSDWLKDNSTAYAYPILRTAAELDDSWALRKNGLGLIMGDPSGRKPIPFIEDQAIPVENLADYIEDILKICKKYDVETILYAHASVGVLHVRPGLDVTKQEDIDLMKKISDDVFQLVKKYKGAWSGEHGDGRNRGHRLRDFFGDEVYQCLKDVKTIFDPEYLLNPGIIIDVPPMDQHLRYGAGYKDKKYDFVYKYRKDHSFEALVHNCSGVGACRNHIGGTMCPSFKGTADEDASTRGRANALRLAISGQLGFEGLTDPKVLETLDLCLSCKACKSECPSNVDLAKLKSEVLQKKYDEGKITFREKAISSNVNMVPIMAGWKAPFVNFVQGTAIFKYAAEKILKVDRRRTLPSYANESLETWYKNNYKSNGSKNKVALFADTYINYHEPQVGKAAIKLLTDCGYEVLLASVGCCQRPRISNGFLKEAKSDGTQVAEKLLPYINQGMKVVVCEPSCTSALTDDLPDLIEDIALSDALKTHVMTIDVFLSDALSSGQLKGKFVAKSQDILLHGHCHQKASFGTSGMKSIYKSSSTNCHEPDSGCCGMAGSFGYESEHYYVSKKISELVLVPAINKTDKNTLVVANGFSCRHQIHDFAGRKAVHWVESVEYVHTL, encoded by the coding sequence ATGGCGACCATACAAATACCGAAAGGTTTTCAAGTATTCATTCAGGAATTAAATACCATTTCAACTTCAGAAATCAAAACCGATGACCTTTCGCTCGGTCTTTATGCAACAGATGCATCTTTATACCAATTGCAGCCCCTAGCAGTAGCCATACCATCACATGAAAGTGATCTAATCAAAATCATCCAGATAGCCAATAAATACAATATCCCTGTGATGCCACGTGGTAGTGCCACCAGTCTGGCAGGACAAACCACCAACCAAACACTGATCATAGACTTTACAAAATACTTTGATAAAATACTGGCAATCAACCCTGAAGAACGATATGCTATTGTCCAGCCAGGTGTAGTTCGCGACCAACTCAATGCTGCTCTCAAGAGCCACAACTTACATTATGCCCCGGATCCCGCTACTTCCAGCCGAGCTACTATAGGTGGTATGATAGCCAATAATTCTTCAGGTACAAAAAGTATCAAATATGGCAAAACAATTGACCATGTGTTGGAACTTAAAGTATTGCTGATGGATGGGACTGTACTAGAATTAGGGGAATTATCAGCAGAAGCCTACGAAACCAAATGCCAACAAATAGATCGTGAAGGAGAAATTTATCGCTCATTCCGAAAGATCATTTTTGAACATGCTACAGCTATCGAAGCCGCATATCCTAAAGTGATGCGTCGAGTCAATGGTTATCCACTGGACGAATACATTCACACAGATCGATGGAATATGGCTAAAATATTTGCCGGCTCAGAAGGTAGTCTCGGCATCATCCTTCAAGCCAAAGTCAATCTTGAACCCATTCCAAAATACAAGGCAGCTTTCACCGTCCACTATGATGACAGGATGCGAGCGATAAGAGAAGTCTATCAAATGATTGCCTTTGATCCTGCTGCCATAGAAATGCTTGATTTCATTGTATTTGAACAAAGTGTCAAAAACAATATGACCAAAGGTCTGCACCAAAGATTGATTGTTGGTACTCCGCAAGCTACGCTTTCAGTAGAGTTTTTCTGCTTGTCGCAAGAAGAACTTGATCAAAGAATCACAGAATTCTCAGATTGGCTCAAAGATAATAGTACTGCTTACGCCTACCCTATTCTTCGTACTGCTGCTGAATTGGATGATTCCTGGGCATTGCGCAAAAACGGACTAGGACTCATTATGGGCGACCCATCAGGCAGAAAACCCATTCCCTTTATTGAAGATCAGGCAATTCCCGTTGAAAATCTTGCTGATTACATAGAAGATATTCTGAAGATATGCAAAAAATATGACGTAGAAACCATCCTCTATGCACATGCGAGTGTTGGCGTCCTTCATGTGAGACCTGGACTGGACGTCACTAAACAGGAAGATATTGATCTGATGAAAAAAATATCGGATGATGTCTTCCAATTAGTTAAAAAATATAAAGGAGCCTGGTCCGGCGAACATGGTGACGGGCGTAATCGTGGGCACAGGCTGAGAGATTTTTTTGGAGACGAAGTATATCAATGTCTCAAGGATGTCAAGACTATTTTTGATCCGGAATACCTGCTCAATCCTGGTATCATCATCGACGTACCACCCATGGATCAGCACCTGCGGTATGGTGCCGGCTATAAAGACAAAAAGTACGATTTTGTATATAAATACCGAAAAGATCACTCATTCGAAGCCTTGGTGCACAACTGTTCGGGTGTGGGTGCTTGTCGCAATCACATAGGCGGTACGATGTGTCCAAGCTTCAAAGGAACGGCTGATGAAGATGCTTCTACCCGTGGCAGAGCAAATGCATTGAGATTAGCGATATCGGGACAGCTGGGTTTTGAAGGACTCACAGACCCGAAAGTATTGGAGACGCTTGATCTATGTCTATCCTGCAAAGCCTGCAAATCTGAGTGCCCATCTAATGTCGATCTGGCCAAACTCAAAAGTGAAGTACTTCAGAAAAAATATGATGAAGGTAAGATCACTTTTCGTGAAAAAGCCATCAGCTCCAATGTCAATATGGTGCCCATAATGGCTGGATGGAAAGCACCTTTTGTTAATTTTGTACAAGGAACTGCCATCTTCAAATATGCCGCTGAAAAAATACTCAAAGTAGATCGTCGCAGGACATTACCATCATATGCCAATGAATCTTTGGAGACATGGTATAAAAACAATTATAAATCTAATGGAAGCAAAAATAAAGTAGCGCTCTTTGCCGATACTTATATCAACTATCACGAACCGCAAGTAGGAAAAGCTGCTATCAAACTGCTCACTGATTGTGGATATGAAGTGTTGCTAGCATCTGTCGGATGCTGTCAGCGTCCGAGGATATCTAATGGTTTTCTAAAAGAAGCAAAATCAGATGGAACCCAAGTAGCCGAAAAACTTTTGCCATATATCAATCAAGGTATGAAGGTAGTCGTCTGCGAGCCGTCGTGTACCTCTGCGCTTACAGATGATCTTCCTGATCTGATAGAGGATATTGCACTCTCAGATGCGCTCAAAACTCATGTAATGACCATCGACGTTTTCTTATCTGATGCCTTATCTTCTGGTCAACTCAAAGGTAAATTTGTAGCCAAGTCCCAAGATATCCTGCTTCATGGGCATTGTCATCAGAAAGCATCTTTCGGCACGAGTGGCATGAAATCCATATATAAGTCATCCAGCACTAATTGTCACGAACCTGATAGTGGTTGCTGTGGCATGGCCGGCTCCTTCGGTTACGAATCAGAACATTACTATGTGTCCAAAAAAATCTCAGAGCTCGTATTAGTTCCAGCAATCAACAAGACAGACAAAAACACCCTAGTGGTAGCCAATGGCTTCTCATGTCGTCACCAAATCCATGATTTTGCAGGGAGGAAAGCGGTGCATTGGGTGGAGAGTGTGGAGTATGTTCACACCTTATAG